CGCGCCTGAACGCCGGTTCCGGTCGCCGCGGCACGCCGGCCAGACCTCGCTGCATTGCGTCGAATGCCGCGGCAATGTACGGTGCGACGGGGCGGTGGTCCAAGGGAACCGGTCGAGGCGACCAGACCTCGCCAGGCCCCCGCCGGGCCCGAGGCGGCGCCTCGGGACGGCGCGGGCTGGGGGACTCGAACGAGGGAGAACGGCATGAACGGGCGAACCGGCGAGACCCAGGGTACGGGAGGCTTCGAGGCCGGTGGCGGCGCTCGCTCGAGGGTCGGGCTCATCGTCGGCCCCCTGCTGTTCGCGGCGCTCTTGCTGCTGCCGCCGCCCGCCGGCATGACGCCCGCCGGCTGGCGGACCGCGGCCGTGGGCCTCCTCATGGCGGTGTGGTGGATCACGGAGGCGATCCCCATCCCCGCCACTGCGCTCGTGCCGCTCCTGCTCTTCCCGCTGCTCGGCGTCGGGTCCGTGAGCGCGGCCGCCGCGCCTTACGCGAACCCGGTGATCTTCCTCTTCCTGGGCGGGTTCCTCATCGCCGCGGCGCTCCAGCGCTGCGGGCTGCACCGGCGCATGGCGCTCACGATCATCGCGCTGGTGGGCGCGAGCCCGCGCCGGCTCATCGGCGGGTTCATGGCCGCCACCGCGTTCATCAGTATGTGGGTGAGCAACACCGCGACGGTCGTGATGCTGCTGCCCATGGCGCTGTCGGTGCTCGGCCTCGTCGAGAGCCGAAGCCGTGTGGGCGCCAACTTCGGAGCCGCGCTGCTCCTCGGCCTCGCGTACGCCGCCAGCATCGGCGGCATGGGCACGCTGATCGGCACGCCGCCCAACGCGCTCCTCGCGGGGTTCATGGACGAGGCGTACGGCGTGCGGATCGGCTTCGTCGAGTGGATGCTGCTCGGCGTCCCCCTCGTCCTGGTCGCCGTCCCGCTGGCCTGGCTGCTCCTGACTCGCATCCTCTATCCGGTCCCGGGGGACGCCGCGGCCGGCGGAGCGGATCTCATCCGGGACGAGCTGCGACGCCTCGGGCCGCTCTCCCGCGCCGAGCTCCTCGTCGGCGCCATCACCGCGCTCACCGCCGCTGCCTGGGTGACGCGGCCGCTCCTCGACGACATCGTCCCCGGTCTCTCCGATGCCGGGATCGCCATCGGCGGCGCGCTCTTGCTCTTCGTCATCCCGTCCCACTGGCGCGACCGCACGCCGCTCCTCGGCTGGGAGGATGCCCGGCACGTGCCCTGGGGCGTGCTCCTGCTGTTCGGCGGGGGGCTCTCCCTCGCGGACGCCATCGAGCAGACCGGCCTGGCGACCTGGATCGGCGAGGCCCTGGCCGTCGTGGCCGCCTGGCCGCCGTTGCTGGTCGTGTTGACCGTCAACACCGTCATCGTCTTCCTCACGGAGCTGACCAGCAACACGGCCGTCAGCGCCGCCTTCCTCCCCGTCGCGGCCGCCCTCGCCGTCGGCATCGGCGCCGACCCGCTGCTGCTCGCCGTGCCCGTGGCGCTCGGCGCGAGCTGCGCGTTCATGATGCCCGTCGCCACGCCACCCAACGCCATCGTCTACGGCAGTGGCCGCGTCACCATCCCCCAGATGGCGAGGGCAGGGTTCTGGCTGAACCTCGTCATGATCGTGCTGGCGACCGCGGCGGCGTTCCTGCTGGCGCCGCTGATCCTGGTGCGGTGACGGCGGGAGTCGACGCGGGAGCCGCGAAAGTGGAGCGGGGCGACGGTCCGGCGAAGGACCGGCGCCCCGCTCACCCCGAGAAGGGCAGGGAAGGGACGGCCATCGGCGGTCAGAGCCGGAACCGCGGCCTCTCGATCACCTTCTTGATCTTGTGCTGCCCGACCCACGCCTTGACGTTGGTCTCGAGGTCGATGAGCGTGGCGTCCACCTGGTAGTAGACGACCCGTTCACGGCCTTCCTCGTCCTCGATCGCGTGGATCTCGCCCTGGAGCATGTAGCGGGCGCCCAGCTCCTGGCCGAGCTTGGCCCGCGTGTCCGCGCGCGCGTGCTGCTGCTGGTCCTCGCGCTCCGCACGGAGGCCGGCCCGCTCGTCCGCGCTGGCCACTACGCGCACCGCGCCGCTGTTGACGAACGCGCGCTCGAGGTCGCGGACGAACGTCGCGACCGCAATGTGCTCCAGCGTGCGGTTGCGGAACTCGCCCACGATGACCGTGGGCGGCTCGCCGCCGTGGGCTTCCGCGTACTCGCGCACCCAGGGCGCCGAGAGGCTCTGCTCGATCAGGGCGTTGGCCACGAGCCGGGAGTCGGTGTCGTTCCACCGGCCCGACAGGTCGGTCACGGCCGCGGGGTCGATGCGGGTGACTTTCTTGCCGCCGCAGGCGGCGAGAGCGATGGCAGAGAAGCCCAGCACCACCAGGCCGGTGACCGGGCGCCGCGTCCCACGCCGGATGCTGCGCTGGTCCATGTCCCCTCCTCGGTCATGGTCGGCTGTTGTACACGGGCGGGATGGACGTGGTTCGCGGCGCGACGCGCAGCACGGCCGACCCCGGGAGCGGGGCTCCTGGGGGCGGCGCGGCCTCCAGCGCAGCGCCGCCCGGCCCCGGCGAACGCCGCGGCGGAGCCCGGCAGAGCGGAGCCCGGCGATCGCAAAGCTGCCGTGGAGCCCGGGCCCGCCCGCGCCGGGGCGGCGCCGCGGCGGCCCGGCGGCCAGCGCCGTCGAGCCCACGCCCGAAGGGCCGGAGCCCAGCTGCGCGGTGGGCGCCGCCGAGCCCGGGGCCGGCCCCCGGCGGGCGGCGTGGCGGAGCCCGGAGCCCCCGGCGCTCTCCGGGGTACCATGCCCCGAGCCCGTACGAGGCCCCAACGTTCCACAGGCTAGCACATGCGTTCGGAGATCACCACGCCGGAAGTCCTGAGTGAGGAGAGCGCGGTCGAGCTGTCGCTGCGGCCACGGCGGCTGGAGGAGTTCATCGGCCAGCCGAAGGTCAAGGAGAGCCTCCGCATCGCCATCGATGCCGCCCTCGCGCGGCGAGAGCCGCTCGACCACACGCTGTTCCACGGCCCGCCGGGGCTGGGCAAGACCACGCTCGCCATGCTCATCGCACGGGAGCTGGGCGTGAACATCAAGGTCACCTCCGGCCCCGTCCTGGAGAAGCCGGGCGACCTCGTCGGGATCCTGACGAACCTCCGCGAGGGGGACATCCTCTTCATCGATGAGATCCACCGGCTCCGCCCGATCATCGAGGAGTTCCTCTATCCGGCGATGGAGGACTACCGGATCGACATCCGGCTCTCCGAGGGGCCGAAGGCGCAGACCATCACGGTGCCGATCGAGCGCTTCACGCTGGTGGGCGCCACGACCCGGTTCGGCCTGCTCACGCCGCCGATGCGCGCCCGCTTCGGCATCGTGCAGCGGCTGAACTACTATCCGCCGGAGGACCTGCGCATCATCGTCGAGCGCAGCGCTGAGATCCTCGAGATCGAGTGCAGCCCGGAGGGCGCGGAGGAGATCGCGAAGCGCTCGCGTGGTACGCCTCGCGTCGCGAACCGGCTGCTCCGCCGTGTGCGGGACTACGCACAGGTCCGGGCGAACGGCGTGATCACGAAGGAAGTCGCGAGCGAGGCGCTCCAGATGCTGGACGTGGACGAGTACGGGCTGGACGAGATGGATGCCCGCATCCTGAAGACCCTCATCGAGCTGGGCGGCGGCCCCGTCGGCCTGAACTCGCTCGCGGTCGCCGTGGGCGAGGACGCGAACACGCTGGAGGAGGTGTACGAGCCGTTCCTGATCCAGAACGGCCTGCTGTTGCGTACGCCGCGCGGCCGCGTCGCCACGCCGCGCGCCTATGAGCGGTTCGGGTACGAGCTGCCGCCGGCGCGGCGGGCGGAGCTCGAGTCGCAGGTCAGCCTGTTCGAGGCGCGGTGATGGAGGTCCTGCAGCTCGATGAGATGGACTGCCGCTTGCTCGCCGCGCGCTTCGAGCAGCACGGCAACTCGCACCGCCGGATGGCCTTCGCGCTGCGCGAGGCGGGCGCGGTGGACCTGCTGGAGCGGCTGCGCGCGCTGCGCGGACTGGAGCGTCGGTTCGCCATCGACCTCGGCTCGCTGTGTCACCGCTTCCAGAACCGCGAGGCCGAGGGCACGCACCCCATCGAGCGCCGCGTGCTCGAGTACGTCGCCGCGGAGCGGATCGGGCCGGACGGTCGCCGCGGCCTGCTCGTCATGGTGGACCGCGTCCGCACCGTGCGGGCGCTGATCGAGCAGGGCCGGTTGGTCCATGACCCGGATTGAGACCGCGCGCGGCTACCCGACATCGGCGTTCGATTACCGGCTGCCGCCGGAGTTGATCGCGAGCCGCCCCGCCCCCGAGCGGGATGCGAGCCGGCTCCTCGTGCTCGAGCGCACGACCGGCCGCATCGAGCATCGCATCTTCCGCGACCTGGCGACGCTCATCCCTGCGGGGGACGCCCTGGTCCTGAACGAGACCCGGGTGTTCCCGGCGCGGCTCGTCGGCCGCAAGCCGACGGGTGCCGCCGCGGAGATCCTGCTGCTCCGCCCCCTGGACGGCGGTGTGTGGGAGGCGCTGGTCCGGCCCGGCGGCAAGCTCAAGCCGGGGCGGGTGGTGGAGGTGGCGGAAGAGCTGCAGGTCGAGATCCTGGACGGCACGGCCGACGGCACGCGCATCGTGCGGCTACGCACGCCGTTGCCCGAGCGGGAAGCCATCGCGCGCTACGGCCGGACGCCGCTGCCGCCCTACATCGAGCGGGAGCCGGACGCGGAAGACGCGGAGCGCTACCAGACGGTCTACGCGCGCGCGGAGGGGTCGGTTGCCGCGCCCACGGCCGGGCTGCATTTTACGCCCGCACTGCTGGAGGCGCTGGAGTCCGCCGGCGTGCGCACCGTGCGGCTGGTGCTGCACGTCGGCGTTGGCACGTTCCGGCCGGTCGAGGTCGAGGACCCGGCCCAGCACCGCATGCATGCGGAGCGGTACGAGGTCCCCGCCGCGGCGGCCGAAGTGCTGAACGAGACGCGGGCGCGGGGCGGCGCGATCTGGGCTGTCGGGACCACGGTGGTCCGCGCGCTCGAGACGGTGGCGGACGAGCGCGGCGTCATCCACCCGGGGGAGGGCTGGACGGACCTGTTCATCCGGCCGCCGTACCGGTTCCGGGGGGTGGACCGGCTGATCACGAACTTCCACCTGCCGCGCTCGACGCTCCTCATGCTGGTGGCCGCGTTCGGGGGCTACGACAACGTGATGGCCGCGTACCGCGAGGCGGTGCGCGAGCGTTACCGGTTCTACTCGTATGGCGATGCGATGGCGGTGGTGTGAGAGGGCCCGGGCCAGGGCAGGGGCGGGAGACAGGCCACCCAGGACCCCGTACTCTTACTCGTGCACGGACTCGTCCTCGGCCTCGACCGTGACCGATGTTTGAGTTCCGCATCACCGCCACCGAGGGCGCCGCGCGCACCGGTACGCTGCGGCTGCCGCACGGCGTGGTGCGCACGCCGGCGTTCATGCCGGTCGGCACGCAGGCCACGGTCAAGACGCTGACGCCGGAAGAGGTCCAGGCGGCTGGCGCGGACATGATCCTCGCCAACACGTACCACCTCTTCCTCAGGCCCGGGCACGAGCTGGTGCGCCAGCTCGGCGGACTGCACCGCTTCATGCGGTGGGACCGACCGATCCTGACGGACTCCGGCGGATTCCAGGTCTTCAGCCTGGCGGACATCAACGAGGTGCGCGAGGACGGCGTCGTCTTCCAGAGCCACATCGACGGCTCGCGCCACCTCTTCACCCCCGAGCGGGTGATCGACATCCAGCGCGCGCTGGGGGCCGACGTGATCATGGCGTTCGATCACGTGCCGCCGGGCCAGGCGGACCGCAAACTCGCGGTGGAGGCGCACGAGCGGACCCTCGCCTGGCTCGCCCGTTGCCGTGCGCGCTTCGAGGCGTTGGTGGCGGAGGACGACGGCCCGGCGCAGACGCTGCTGCCGATCCTCCAGGGCTCGACGTTCGCCGACCTGCGACGGGACGGGATCCGCCGCATCCGCGAGATCGGAGACTGGCGCGGCATCGCCATCGGCGGGCTCTCGGTGGGCGAGCCGAAGCCGCTGATGTACGCGATGCTGGAGGTCGTCGAGCCGGAGGTTCCGCGGGAGTGGCCGCGCTACCTCATGGGCGTCGGCTACCCGGACGACCTGCTCGAGGCGATCCGCCGCGGCGTGGACTTGTTCGACTGCGTCGCGCCGACCCGCAACGGGCGCAACGGCACGGCGTGGGTCGAGGACGAGGGGCAGGTCAACATCCGCGCCGGCCGGTTCCGCGCGGACCCCGGGCCGCTGGACCCGGCGTGCGACTGCTACACCTGCCGGACGTTCAGCCGCGCGTACCTCCGGCACCTGTTCGTCGCGGGCGAGGTGCTCGGGCTCCGGCTGCTGTCGCTGCACAACGTGCGCTTCCTGCTGCGGCTGGTCGAGCGCGCGCGAGCGGCGATCGAGGCGGGCGAGTTCGCCGCCTGGAGCGAAGACTGGCTCGCGCGCTATCGCCGCGCGCGCGCCGAACACGAGGAGGGAGGGACGACGTGATGTGGAGCATCCTTGCACTCGCAGCGCCCCAGCAAGGCGGCGCAGGGCTCGCGCCGATGCTGTTCATGTGGGGCGCTTTCATCCTGATCTTCTGGCTGCTCATCATTCGGCCGCAGCGCAAGGCGCAGCAGCGGCACCAGGAGATGCTGAACGCGCTCAAGCGCGGTGACGAGGTCATGACCGACGGCGGCATCATCGGCGAGGTCGTGCACCTGAAGGACGACCGCGTCACCATCAAGACGGCCGAGAACACGCGCATCGTCGTCGCACGGCCGAAGATCGCGCGCGTCTTCACCCAGAAACCCGAGAGCTGAGCCGGGATGGCCGAGCTTCCGATCCGCCTGCTGGGAGACCCGGTGTTGCGCCAGAAGGCCGAGCCGGTGACCGAGATCGACGACGAGCTGCGGCGCCTCATGGATGACATGATGGACACCATGTACGCGGCCGACGGGGTGGGACTCGCCGCGCCGCAGGTGGGCGTCAGCCGCCGCGTCATCGTCGTGGACATCCGCGAGCGGAACACGCCGCCGTTCGCGCTGGTCAACCCGGAGATCGTCGAGCGCAGCGAGGAGCTCGCCCGGGAGGAAGAGGGCTGCCTCAGCATTCCGGGCCTCAGGGAGATCGTCGAGCGCCCGGCGCGCGTCGTGGTCGAGGGTCTGGACCGGGACGGCAACGTCCGCCGCATCGAGGCGGAGGGGCTGCTCGCGCGTGTTCTCCAGCACGAGGTGGATCACCTGGACGGCATCCTGTTCATCGACCGTCTCAGCCCGTTGAAGCGGCAGCTCCTCCTGAAGAAATGGCAGAAGGTGAAGCCGTGACGGTCCGGGGGCGGCGTGGCCGTTCGGCTGTTCGACGGGCCGCGAGGGCGTGCGCGGTCCACGGCACAGGCGCATGAGGATCCTCTTCTGGGGCACTCCCGAGTTCGCGATCCCTTCGCTGCGGGCGCTGCTGGGCGAGGGGCACGAGGTGGTGGGCGTGGTGACGCAGCCGGACCGGCCCGCGGGTCGGGGCCGGACGCTCCACGCGCCGCCGGTGAAGACCGTGGCGCAGGCCGAGGGGCTGCTCGTGCTGCAGCCGGAGAAGGCGCGGGGGGAGGAGTTCCGCCGGCAGATCGCGGCGCTGCGGCCGGAGATCTCGGTCGTCGTCGCCTACGGCCAGATCCTCAAGCGCGACATCCTGGATGTACCGGCGCGCGGCTCGATCAACGTGCACGCGTCGCTGCTGCCGGAGCTGCGTGGCGCCGCGCCGATCAACTGGGCGATCATCCGCGGCCACGAGCGAACGGGCGTGACGGTCATGCGCATGGTCGAGGAGATGGATGCCGGGCCGATCCTGCTCCAAGTCGAGGAGCCGATCGGGCCGGACGAGACCGCGTCGGACCTGGCGGCGCGCCTCAGTGAAGTGGGCGCCGCCGCGCTGATCGAGGCGCTGGTGCTGCTCGAGGCGGGCGAACTCGAGGAGGTGGAGCAGGACCACGGCGCCGCGACCTACGCGCCGCGCATCACGCGCGCGGACGCGCGCATCGATTGGTCCCTCGACGCCGTGAGCGTGGCGCGGTGGATGCGTGGGCTGGACGAGCAACCCGGCGCCTGGACCATGCTCCGCGGCCAGGAGATCAAGGTGTACCGCCCGCTCCCCGTTCCGGACCACGTGCACGACGCCGCGCCCGGAACCGTGCTCGAAGCGCGGGCGTACGACCCGGCGCAGAGCCTGCTCGTCGCGTGCGGCCGTGGGGCGGTGTGGGTGCGCGAGGTGAAGCCGGCCGGCCGGCGCCGCATGACCTCGGCCGAGTGGCTGCGCGGCCGCGCCGTCGCTCCCGGAGACCGGTTCGACTGATGCTCGCGCGCCTGCACCTGGTCACGGATGACGCGGTGCTCCGCGCTGCCGATTTCCGTGAGCGCGCCCAGGCCGTGCTCGCGGCGCACGGGTCGGCGCTCGCGCTCCACCTGCGGGGCCACGGGGTGTCGGGCGCCGAGCTGTTCGAGCTCGCCCGGGACCTGGCGTTCGGCGCGGACGGGGCGGGCGCCGAGTTGCTGGTCAACGACCGTGTGGATGTCGCGCTGGCCGCCGGCGCCGACGGCGTGCAGCTCGGCCGGCGCTCGCTGCCCATCGCGGCGGCGCGCGCCCTGCTGGGCGCCGACGCGTGGATCGGCTACTCGGCACACGGCGCGGAGGAGGCGGCCCAGGCGGCCGCGGACGGCGCGGACTTCATTCTGGTGGGCACGCTCTACCGCACGGCGTCGCACCCGGAGCGGGAACCCGCGGGGGTCGAGCGGGTGCGGGAGACGGTCGCCGCCCTGGCACCCGCGGAGGTGCCGGTCATCGGGATCGGGGGTATCACGCCCGAGCGGGTCCGTGAGGTCCTCGCGGCCGGCGCCTACGGCGTCGCCGTGCTGGGTGGCGTGTGGCACGCCGCCGACCCGGTGGCTGCCGCCGCAGACTACATCGCCGCGCTCGGCGTGAGCGGCTGAGCGCCTGGAGTCGAAGACCCATGCAGGCAACCGGGGATCAGATCGAGATCACGTTGAACGGCGAGCCGCGGCGTGTGCCCGCCGGGTTGACCGTCGCGGGTTTGCTCGCGGAGCTGGGCCTGCATCCGGGCCTGGTCGTGGTCGAGCACAATCGTGAGATCCTCGAGCGCGCCCGTCTCGCCGAGACGCCGGTCGAGCCGGGCGACGTGTTCGAGATCGTCCATTTCGTAGGGGGCGGGTCATGACGACGACGACGATGCCAGCGGTCCGGGACGATCCGCTCGTCATCGCGGGCCGGGCATTCCGTTCGCGCCTGATCGTGGGCACCGGCAAGTACCGGGACAACGAGACGATGGTGCGTGCGATCGAGGCGTCCGGCGCGGAGATGGTGACGGTCGCGGTGCGCCGCGTGGACCTCGACCGGACCAAGGAGGAGGGGATCCTCTATCACCTGGATCCCGAGCGGATCTTCATCCTCCCCAACACGGCGGGCTGCTACACGGTGGAGGAGGCGGTGCGCTACGCGCGGCTGGCCCGCGCGGCCGGGCTGAACGATTGGGTGAAGCTCGAGGTGATCGGGGACCAGCGGACGCTGCTGCCCGACGTGACCGCCACGATCGAGGCGGCGCGCATCCTGGTCGCCGAGGGGTTCAAGGTGCTGGCCTACACCAACGAGGACGTGGTCACGGCGCTCCGTCTCGAAGACGCCGGCTGCGCCGCGGTCATGCCGCTCGCCAGCCCGATCGGCAGCGGCCTCGGGCTCGTGAACCCGTACTACATCCGGGAGATCAAGCGCCGCCTCTCGGTTCCGGTGATCGTGGACGCCGGCGTCGGCACGGCGTCGGACGCCTGCATCACGATGGAGCAGGGCGTGGATGGGGTGCTGATGAACACCGCGATCGCGGAGGCCCGTGACTCCGTCGCCATGGCGCGCGCCATGCGCCTCGCCGTCGAGGCCGGCCGCCTCGCCTACCTCGCCGGACGCATGCCCCGCCGCGAGGTCGCCGTGCCGTCCTCGCCCCTGACCGGCATGTTGGACGGCGGCGGCGCGAGCAGCACTTGAGGGGCGTCACGCCGGGCCGCCGCGCGGCGCTGGACGTCCTGCGCGCCGTCCGGCGGGGAGCGCTCGCCGACCGCGCCCTCGCCGACGCCGTCGCCCGCCTCGATCCGCGCGAGCGTGCCTGGACCCAGGAGCTGGTCTACGGCACGCTACGCCTGCGCGGCCGGATCGACCACATGCTGGCGCCGCTCGTGCGCCGCGGGCTGGCAAAGCTCGAGCCCGACGTGCTGGACACGCTCCGGCTCGCGGCGTACCAGCTCCTCGAGATGGACGCCGTGCCGGATTACGCCGCCGTGTCGCAGGCGGTGGAGCAGGCGCGCCGCGTCGGCGGGCGGGGCGCGGACCGGCTCGTGAACGGGGTGTTGCGCGCCTGGCTCGCACGCGGCGCGCCGCCAGACTGGCCGGACGAGGAGAGCGACCCGGCGGGCTTCCTCGCCACGTGGGGTTCGCATCCGCGCTGGCTGGTCGAGCGCTGGATCGGGCGTTGGGGCGCTGAGGAGACGCGGCGGCTCGTGGAGGCGAACAACCGGCGGCCGGAGCTGTACCTCCGGCCGATCGGCGTCCCCGTGGCCGAGGCGCTGCGCCGGCTGGCAGCGGCCGGGATCGCCGCGGAGCCGGTGGCGTTCGCGCCCGACTCGGTTCGGCTTGTGCCGCCGGCCAGCGTGTCGGACGCGCTGGCCGCCGTGCCGGCCGTGGTGCAGGACCCGGCCGCGGCGCTCGTGGTCCGGTACGCCGCCGTCCCGCCCGGCGGCCTGGTCGCGGACCTCGCCGCGGCGCCCGGCGGCAAGGCGCTGGCGCTCGCGGTGGAGGCGCGGTACACCGTGGCCGCGGACGCATCCTTCAGCCGGATGGGTAAGGTTCGGGAGAACGCGCAGCGCCTCGGCGCGTCGCGGCTGGGCCTCCTGGTGGCCGATGCTCGCCGGCCTCCGCTGCGCGACGGCGCCGCCGATGCCGTGCTGCTCGACGTCCCCTGCACGGGCACCGGCACCTTCCGTCGGCACCCGGATGCGCGCTGGCGCCTGCGGCCCGAGGACCTCGCGGCGCTCACCGCGCTCCAGCGCGAGATGCTGGAGGCGGCGGCCGCGCTGCCGCGGCCCGGCGGCCTGCTCATCTACTCGACCTGCTCCCTCGAGCCGGAGGAGAACGAGGCACAGGTGGACTGGTTCCTGGAGCGTCATCCCGAGTACGTGATCCGGCCGCCGGCCGGCTTCGACCCCGCGCTGCTGGACGCGCGGGGCTGCCTCACCGTGCTTCCGCAGCGGACCGGCGTGGACGGCGCCTTCGCCGCGCGCTTGGAGCGTCGGGCATGAGCTGGCGGATGGGGGACTCGATCCGCCGGCGCAGCGGCCGCAGCGCAGGCAGCGCTCCGCGGGGAGGCACGCCCCGCGGTGCCGTCGCGCGCTGGCTCGGCGCGGCCCTCCTGGTGGCGCTGGCGGCGTTCGGCACCGGCTACGCCGTCGCTGCCCGGGTCCTTTTCCCGCCGCCGCCCGAGACGGATGCGGGAGTCGCCGTGCCGTCGCTCATCGGCCGCTCCGCGGATGAGGCGCGCCGCGAGCTCCGCGACCGTGGGCTCGAGGTGGCCGAGGTGATCGAGCTGCCTCACCCGGATCGGCCGGCCGGCGTCGTGATCGCGCAGACCCCCCTGGCCGGCCAGCGGCTGCGGCCGGGCGGCAGGGTCTCTCTGGGCGTCAGCTCCGGCCCGCCCCGCGCACGGGTGCCGGACGTGAGGGGCCTGCTCGCCGAGCGCGCCGCAGCGCTCGTCGTCGTGGCGGGGTTCGAGGTGGAACAGCGGTGGGAGGAGAGCGAGTCGCCCGTCGGCACGGTGATCGGGATCGAGCCGGCCCCGGGCACCGAGGTCATCGTGCCTGCGCCGCTCACGCTCCTCGTGTCCAGCGGCCCGCCCGCCCTGCCGGACGACACCCTCCTGCCCGATCTCGTGCCGCCGGACACGCTGGCGCCGGACACGCTCCCGCAGGCCTGGTGAGTGCGTCCCTCCGCGTCCTCCACCATGGA
The nucleotide sequence above comes from bacterium. Encoded proteins:
- a CDS encoding 16S rRNA (cytosine(967)-C(5))-methyltransferase RsmB; its protein translation is MRGVTPGRRAALDVLRAVRRGALADRALADAVARLDPRERAWTQELVYGTLRLRGRIDHMLAPLVRRGLAKLEPDVLDTLRLAAYQLLEMDAVPDYAAVSQAVEQARRVGGRGADRLVNGVLRAWLARGAPPDWPDEESDPAGFLATWGSHPRWLVERWIGRWGAEETRRLVEANNRRPELYLRPIGVPVAEALRRLAAAGIAAEPVAFAPDSVRLVPPASVSDALAAVPAVVQDPAAALVVRYAAVPPGGLVADLAAAPGGKALALAVEARYTVAADASFSRMGKVRENAQRLGASRLGLLVADARRPPLRDGAADAVLLDVPCTGTGTFRRHPDARWRLRPEDLAALTALQREMLEAAAALPRPGGLLIYSTCSLEPEENEAQVDWFLERHPEYVIRPPAGFDPALLDARGCLTVLPQRTGVDGAFAARLERRA